The following is a genomic window from Phaseolus vulgaris cultivar G19833 chromosome 6, P. vulgaris v2.0, whole genome shotgun sequence.
CAATGTGAGAATCAAGCACCCGGCTCTGTTTTCGCTTTTCCAATTTTCTTAGGACAtggttactcttcttcacctcCTCGGTTGCAGCTTCACCATCCTGTCCAAACAAATATACTGAATGAGTGAATGAAGCAAATAAACAATAAGCAAGCAAAATATACaacatttatttaaagaaaaacaaaattgcaGTTTGTAAAAAATGATAACCTGTTCccaagtttaaaaaataaactatttcaTGTAGCAATAGCAACACAGTTCCAGAACTTGTTTTAGATCCTTTTTGTTCTACATTGATACTTCATAACCTTGGATAGTtcaaacaataattataaaataagtttaattatatatattatcagtGAAAGGTCTTTACATAGGTATCCAACAAAAATTTACCATTTCAAAGGGTTACGACATCTTATATTAATGAAATAGAGAGAATATGTGATAAAATTATCAAATCTCATTGAATATCTATGTAAAAAAGTTCCAAAGGGACAatgcataaaaattaaattcttaaaaaataacaagAATTACTGGATGAGACAATAAAGAAAAAGATGCAAGCTTCCAAGTTCCAACAACCAACATTGACACAGGGCTAAGGACACTAAATATCATACCACAATTCAGCTAGGAAAATAACTAAAAGTGAAACTATATGTAAACACGTATTAGCAAGAAATTAAACTAACATGTACCTCTCCTTCCTTCTTGGCAGAAGCTACAATCTTCTTCTTGCGACCAATGTCAACGCCATAATGCTGAAGATACCACTGCTTGAAGGGCGCAGCGTCGACTTGAACAATGGCGCTCTTGACCAATGTCTGAGTCCGAACAAGCTCATTGTTGGATGCATTGTACACCACATCAAGAATCCTTGTTTTGCGAGTCACAGCCTCACTCCCCCAAGAATAGTTCCCAGTATCAAGCCTCAAAGCACGCCACTTTACATTCCCACCACGAACCCTAATCCTCCTAATTGTCTTGTTGCTTGACAGCTTTGTGTTTGCTGGCTGCCTCCCAAGCTCATACCTGCAATCAAACACACCCCATTAAACACAAAATCATCACTAAAAAAAACATGACATCGATAAACTTCTTTgttaaaattagggtttcacTCTGATAAACCTTGAATTACTGACTGTTTCACTCTAATTCTGATTAGATCCAAATAAATGTCAAAACACATAAcattgattataaaaaaaatttattcaactaATGttgaaatataattagttaGAGTTAGAAGAACTTActttctcttcttcctccaagctttCTTCTTGCCACCAGTAGCGCGCCTCTTGTGCATGGAATCACGAGAGATACCTACGCGAACTCACATGAATCAACACATTAAGTtacaagagagagagagaaagaaaaaaataaaacgtACCCATTTTGGCAGAGTAGAACGGTGGTACTGCTGCGAGCTCTGGCTAGTAACTTCGCCCGTTCagcgaagaagaagaagaagaagaagaagaaaagttgAAGGATGTTAGGTTAAGAACCCATTGGGCCACATTGAGCGTTTACAACATGCATACAAAGAATTACTAATTGCACCACCgtattttttaaacatataaaaaaagtttctagatcaaattattttttgaaacaaattttttagagcacataaaaaaaactttctagTTTTCACCAAACCCAATGTGTTATTCTCTCTCTCTGTCTTCCTCTCATTGAGTGCAGTAAAGAATGATGGTGTCTGTGGTATTTTAGATTTTTGCTGTTAGTATTGAGGTGCAATTAGTAATTATGATAGTGGAGGAAGTAAATGGCCAACCTAGTGTAAATTAAAGCCTACTCTGTAATGGGTTTTATCTTCTTTCTGCACCACTCGATTTTATTGAATACTGCCCATACATTTTGAAAAGGTTGGCCATATTATGCAAAAGTATTTGTAGAACCTATCAAGAAAAGCTTTCAATTCCAAAACTAAACAAATTTTAAGAAGAGATTATTTAAATAATCTTATCTGAATgcaaagaatatttttaataataattagaaaatagttataaataaataaataaataatagtggAACCATTCCTAGAAACCTTTACAAGTTGCCAAACACCACTTTGAACCTTGATTGAATCACTTCTCCATGCATTAGTAGTATAAATATGGGGATAAATAGTCTCCTTGGGGAAGCTCTCTTTGATGAGAAAAAAACAtcaaaaaatagtattattacCACTTTAACAAGTAAATGGTAAAAAAAGAATAACATTTCATTATCCAATAATCTTCAAATTATTAACAAGCTACTCATTATAtagaaaaattgaattataattaacaaataatatttatcataCAAAAAGTTGAagtaatgaaaacaaaaaacacaCTACAAATTATACTTTCATTTATTTATGAAgttataaataattactttatttttcaGTAAACccttttttaattgatattaatgAAAATTGTCTTTATATCAACGTGTCAATTAGAGTGTTAGTTCAGTTAATTTAATAgagatttttttgttttatattgacagagttttttttattgacaggaacaaaattattttcaattaatataaaTCAATATTGCTGGGTGGATGTTGATAAAAGTTTTTCTTAGTTAaagttattaaatttatttattcacgAATGCAAATCCATTCAACTTATTAAGATTATTTGGAACAATCTTCATGAAGAAGTTATTAACACTTTGatatatttaaatgaattttttaaattatttttatttttctcaaatttaacgtttgtaaattaattttcttttgtgGAATTTGaggaattaaaataatttttattttgagaaaacaaaatCAGATTTACACTGAAagcataattaaatattttttaaaacactcATGAGAATGGGTGAGGGTAATGTGATAATTTTATACAGCATTGTAGATGTAAGAGGGTGAGAAGAAGAGCACCTTGTTCATTCCTGATTCCTGATTCCTTTTTCTGCAATGACCTTATATTGTTTATGTTCCTAGAAAACTCAGACCTTGAATTTTGGGTGCTTACAAGGCTTCAAAAGTTGAAGCCTTTAGGAATCTGAGGGATGGGTTTCTCAGTGGCAGCTTCGTTGGGTACTCATATTGCACTGAGAAACACTCACGAAGCAAGAATCAAGTGCCACTTTTTGTACAAAAGACAAGAGAGCAATATAATTGGTTTCAAGTTCTCAAAGCCCAAGGCCCTTCAAAGAAAGATTTCTCTAAGCAAGCAAGAGTTCAGTGACTTGGATGAGAGGAAGAGCCCAGATGAGGTAGCATTTACCATCTTGTCAAAGTTAGTGCCTTTTGCTTATTTGTTTATTTCTTGCTGCATAAATTTGATGGGAATTGGTGAAAGTTGAAACCCTTTTGTGATATGAAAGTTTCTGTTTAGTTGGGTTGCTTGGAAGAGTAGGGGTTAAATCCATGTAAGCAGTGGGGGTGACAACTGATGGCTGTGTGATGTTTTAGTTCAGAGGGTGTAACCAGTGGTAAGATGTGTTCAATTGAATCTGTTTTTGGGAATGTGTTGTTGATAATTGATAGAAGAATTGCCTGCGCTACAATGATGGGAAGATAGGAATATTTATTCTGTCGAGTTTTCAATTTGCTGATAGGAATATTTTAATCTATGAAAAACTAAGTTCTAATTGAATTTTACATTCCTATCTGGAAAAGTAACTTATAACATGATCTGTATCTAGAAGGTTTTGTGTTTTCTAGTCATGAAATTCATATTTTAGTAGGGCTGAAGTAGTTGTTGGCTTCTGACATGTCTACTAACCGCCTTACTATTTTGCTGCCTCAGAGAGTATTGGTTCTTAAATtcgttttcaatttttatattttttcttgcaCTTGGTGGATGGTGCTATTGATTATATAATGAATATCATGGATATGCCTCATTTAAAGGAGAGAGCTTAAGAAATGTAAGATGCAATATATGATGCAAAGTGTTGCATGACCTACGGTAAATTCTATCTGGTCTTGACTTGGGGCAATATATTTTTGGCTTAATCAAGCAGGTGTCACTCTAAGTATATTTGGACTTAATATCTCAATCTCTGGTGCCTATAACTAGTGCAAACTCTTGGTGTTTGATGCAGCTCTATGAAGCACTACAGAAATAATAGTGTTTAATGGCAGGGACCAATCGTAATTGTTACATATTTGAGTTCACTGGAAAAACACTTTACACCGAGTTTTGCTATGCTGTTAATTCATTCCCTCTTGTTTAACTTCATATAAAGATTTTTTCGTAATTCCAGTGATAATCCAGGAAACTGATTCCTCACTCCTTTTCTGTTTTCTTAATATTACAGGTtagag
Proteins encoded in this region:
- the LOC137831296 gene encoding small ribosomal subunit protein eS8 — its product is MGISRDSMHKRRATGGKKKAWRKKRKYELGRQPANTKLSSNKTIRRIRVRGGNVKWRALRLDTGNYSWGSEAVTRKTRILDVVYNASNNELVRTQTLVKSAIVQVDAAPFKQWYLQHYGVDIGRKKKIVASAKKEGEDGEAATEEVKKSNHVLRKLEKRKQSRVLDSHIEEQFGGGRLLACISSRPGQCGRSDGYILEGKELEFYMKKLQKKKGKGAA